AAGTTCTTATTAAAAGGACTTCGAATTAGAGGTTAAAGTGGAGTCTAGCgactatttataaaaatatttaataaccaTCATGGTAActaagaaactttttttaagAACAACTCCACATCcattataattaaaatcagttcgtagtggattttagcttaaaaataaacattttgcTACCTTTAAAACCTTATTAAGCATCAACCTTAAATACCTTATATTTAAATACCTCTTCACAGAAGCCTAGCAGTCTACGCCTAACCTAAAAGCCCTATAGTAACAACGAGCAATCCAGTTTACTTTCTTTATCTTGCCTCCAATATTAGCCAATAATTCTGGCCATTTGTTAAATTGTTTGCGCGATAAGCAACGTTCGAATTTTCCACAATAGCCACAGCAAACATCAAACAAGGACAATTGTGTTCCGAGGCAACACTTTAAACAAAGACTATCGAAAATAGAAAGCCGAAACCGAAGGACCAAGCCGAACCCTGGACAATGACACTGACAATATAATGAGGATGGTGGCACTTGTCATTGTGTGTGCCTAAAATTGCCTCTTTAGAtggataaatatatatataaatatagctGTTGTGTGTGTATAACCGCCCCTGCCTCTTGAAATCGCACAAAGCAAAGTCAGCAGGAGGAATACAACTCCAGAGGTAGCTGCTTGACAAAGTTGTCATTGCGTGTTTCCAACAAACTGGCGACAAAGCTTATCTCCGATGGACACACACAAAGCCGCAGCCAGTCACTTTCAAACATCGGCACTCGTCCTCGGATACCCAGAAACTAAGATACAATGAGAAAACGGGTTCAAAGGGGTGCGGAGATGTGATCTGCTTGGCCACTCGAACAGCTGGTAGACGGTCCTTTGATAGTTTCAAAGCTGCATCCCCGTAATTAAACCCGGCAAGTGGCGCTTAAGTTTCATCTTCAACTGCAGGTCATAAATTTGATTGTCGTTTCGCCGGCTTCTATCACGGCATTCCCGGCTAGGGCCCAACCCAGTCTCCTGCTGGGCAGTCAGAGTCTAGTCGAGACTCCATAGCTTGTCGCTTATCTAAAGtcaaaacaattttcatatattttccaGCCGGCAGCGGTGGAGCTTTTCATTGTCAGTGGACATGCCATTTCGCAATTAGCATTGGCGTATACAACTAATTTGCGCTCCGGGATACCTTCGGCTCCATTTGGCCCGACTAGCCACTAGTGTCCTTTGAGTCCTGCACCCACATGTTAATTAACAGCAGCAACCATCATTTGTACTTAagttgaattttattttgtgaaCAATTATGCtaatttgttaaataaataggCACGCACTGCCAGACTTAACGCTGCCAAGTTGGGTAATGCCCGGAAAATGGTTGCCATTCAAGTTAAGTTTTATggggactttttttattttattgccaGCTCCCTCGCTCTCGATGGACAGTCGTTCCAATTAAGTTTGCGTTTGCCATTTAATTACTCTAATACGGCACTCAGTCAGAAAGTCCGACAGTCGTACGGCCAGGCAGTCAGTTAGCCAACCAAGTGGATCAACCACCTCCTGCCGGTTATTTGTGCGCGTGCCGAGCATGAAAATTAGCTTGTACATTTCCCCCACTCCCAACCGACGATTTCCGTGCTTTTCCGGACAGGCCACGCCATCCTCGGAGCCCGGACAGGCCACACCTCGAATTGATGGCGCCATTTGTTTTGAGCAGCCATTGCTGGCGAGTTATCAAAGCTCTTTGACACCCACATTCATTTGTCAAGCCGTCGCCCCAATCTCAATCTGAATCTGTGCCACTACAAAATGGAATGAAATATATACGAATGCCGGGATAGGTCTGAAAACATCTGAAAGTCGCTTATTTGGCacatttaattagttttaaccTTGTGCATTTTTATGCAAAGCAGGGGCCAAGCTCGAGATGGAAAAGTTTTCAGTGGAATACTTGAGATGCTGTCAAGCAGAAGCACAAAtcaaatgataaataagggtaCACTTGGGATAATatttaatctttaaataataatattgcTAATAGCTACAGAAAACTAAATGCTGACAAGTTTcatatttaagtaaaatatatattaatggGAAAGtagtacaaaatatttttccttgtgtataaaatgataattttcttttgaaacCCGTAAGCCAATCAAAGTTTTTATCAACTGGAATCTAGAGAAATTGACTGACGAAATAAACGAAATGGAAAAATGTCCCTGTCCTCGACCTGTTCCGAAATCAAAAGTAGcgtcgaaaaaaataaaacaagaaacttTAAATGAAAAGGATCACACTGCGGCCAGGACGATGCTGACAGGGAAATGTGAAAAGTAGCAAACAGCATCAAAAGTTTTGGCCCCCGACCACAAGTATCCCTCGGCCTTTCATCTCTTTgcttgtttttggttttttttttaagacgaGGGTAGTCAGCCAATTTTTGATTGCAACATTTCGCACCAAAGGCAAAATGTGAGCTGCACTCAGCATACAAACGAAGCATGTAAATgctaattttaatattttccgtGACATGGCGTTCACTTTGAGTGTGCCATcgcctttgttgttgtttgtccAATTGGAGTACCCACCCACGGGGATGTATGTATGTTCTTTTTTCTTTGCCCATAAGTGAAGTGGAGGAAAGGACAATCCCATACCATGGCAGTGGTTGTCCTTCAGGCGACAAGTAATTTTACTTGGCAAAATAAATTGCACAAAGTCCTTTTTTTTGCGATTTGTCATGTTATCTCTTTTTGATGTCTGCTTTTGCTTTGTGGCTGTCGTGTGAGCTAAAGGATGTAATAGTGGGATATTTCCTTTGTTCTGATTGGCcagcatttaatttttatttcttggcATTTATTTGAAAGTGTATGGCGGAAAATGGCAGGGGTTGCCAGTtgcatttataaaaattttccaattttccttAATCTTCTTAGCATAGTTTGTTGACGTTTTCGATTATTCATTTCCTGACATTAAATCGAATAATGTTTTTCGcacaattattattttttctgaaagTAAGGCTTTGCATTTCAAATGAGTTGAAGGGACTGGCAACTGAAATGGGAGAATACTTCTAGAGAACAAAGCACTGAGCTTATTTTCCAAGCCATCAACTGGTCTCCAAGCTGCGTGCAACgactgacaaaaaaaataaacttgctACCACTTCATATGCGCTCTTTGGTAGCCTTGAACAGGGGAGGAGGTGGTGCGAAGGGCCCAAACAGCAAAACATGGAGGGATGAGGTCGTCGTCACACACATTTGGTATGCATAAGCAGCAGTCGCATACCTTGCCGCACATTATCTGGCAAGGAGacatttttccatattttacACAACAAAAGCCAAGCCAGACGCAACTTTTACCTCAACTTGctttgacattttcttgttGCCCCGTCCCTTCGGCCCCAGAACATTCCTCCCTTTtcctacaacaacaaccaccgaccgcaatttcaaatttaattcgCCATTTTCCAGAGGCAGGCAAGTAACCACCCACCCAATAACAAACCACCCACCCAAAGGCCGAAACGCCCAACCGCCCAGCCGCCCAACCACCCGACCGCCCACTCAACGCCATCTTGTGGCTTTCCTTGCCACTGTCTGCCGCATTTGTTGCCAGTTtccttttggctttttattaCGTATACGGAAAATGTGGAATTCCTGAAGACATTTTACTTTGCAATTTCCTTACGAGTCGTTAAACATTTCCAGGCTgtgccagagccagagccagagccgtAGTCAGAGCCAGAACCAGAGCTAAAGTCACAGCCACAATACCACAACAACGGCCAAAGTTaacaaaactaatttaaaaattcaaattttcttTCCGTTTTTTATATGCATCACAAACTGTGCATTTATATGGTCGGGTAAGTGGGTATACACTCgtttatatacaaatttatACAGTACCTGTGCCcgtgtgtgtgttggccaTGTTGTCTGGTACTTTGTGGCCTGGTAATTTGTATTCCTGTGGCTTTATTGTTGATCTTCTTGTTACATTTGAGTTTttctctttcttatttttttgttatgttCAATATCCGAAGAATGTTTGTGTGCCATTTCGAGTTTGAGTTATGGAAATGGATTTATTTTTGACAATATATGTAACAACTTTCAATTGAATTATCACCCCTGCAGAGGGCCCTGCCCCAATTTTTAATGGAACTCGCTAATGGAAAATCGTGCTCGGCAAGCTTAATTATGCAAGCGATTGGCAAGTATCTAAGCCAAAAACACGTGATCACCATTGGAATAATGCAAATTTCAGCTCATTAATATCAATCAAATGATTGATAGCACCAccagccaccaccaccaccgaccCAACTAGTCGAGTCAACTGCCGCACCCTCCAGTCTATCCGGCCCATCCTCTCACAGCTATTAATAAATCCTTTGACAATTGTTACATTAATGTCAATAAGCTGCACGCACAGCAATTTCGAGCATTTACATTTGTATCTCATTTGGCGGAACCCCTTTCCTGACACAATATTTGTCCGTCTCGTGCCACTTCCTGATAGCTATCCTTGATAGCCAGTTTCCGGGTTTGCTGGTGACTTTTGTATCCTTTTCAGACAGCAATCTGTCAAAGTTTTCGCTTCTATTTGGGTGTCTCATCAATCAATTTCATTTATCCACTTGTCatttaagcattttatttgGCTCTCAAAATGCGGTTAGCTAATTTTCGCATCGAACTTTTTGGTGCGTTTTGCAAACACTGATTTAAATTAGGTTTGATTCGCACCTTATTGGCTTAATTGTAATGTGTTTATTAACCAGGCGTAATACATTTGTAGATGTAATTTGAACATTATGTCGACAGCATCGGGCGGCAGTAGTTTGGCCCGTTGCCCCCCGAACGCTATCATAAATTTGCAACAAATTAAAGAGCAATTAACCCATCAGACGGGCTAACGAGCCGCTGACCGCACACGCACATGCTATTGCAATTATCAAATTATAGAGGGGCGGGGCTGAAGAGGCGGTGAGGACAGACAATTcgagaaacaaataataaatatgacGGGTAAATGCAAAACACACACCAAATACAAACCCACGGCCACTCCAACATGCATAATTATAATGCAATATAATTAAGTTGTTGTTGACCCGACCGAAGTTGACCCGCTGCAGCGTTTAAAGCCATCTCAAGTGTATCTGAAAACTGACAACTGACAGCCGCGTAGGCCATTTAATTAATATGTTTGCACTGCAAGATGCACCGGAGCTCTCAACTCAAAATTATGGCCAGGCACACGGGTGTGTCCTTAATTTCAGAGCGCTCGAAACTcaaaatgcatttaattttccaCTGATATGGATCCTCCCCGAGTTCTAATTCTCGTTGTGGCTTATTTAACACACCCCAGAGTCCCTGGCCAGGTTAACTGGTTCAGAGTTTTCAAAAGGCACGCGCCACTGAAAATTTTAGACATACTTCTGCAGTTTTTCCGAACGTTTTTATAGTCTCTTCAAATTGCTCTAATTCGTTAAGTTATAAAACCGGCCGCCAAGTTTTCAAAGCCATTTACTTTTATTGCCCAGCAACGGTCAATGAACCAACACAGTGCCATACACGGGCCAGGACTAAAAAAGGACGACACATGCGTGCTAATCTCTAATTTGCTAGACGATCATTGCCGTCGAATTTTGGGTAGAATGCCATACATATTCAGCATTGGAGAGCGGGTCAGCGTCAGCGGGACGCAGCAGGAGTTGATAGGAGCTTGTTCCATTCGTATCCTTTTAATTGCCAAAAGCCGCCGTGTTTCGAATTTCGGTATCTAAAGTTgattttcccattttaatgGCGCTATTTTCATTAGGCAAATGTATGTTCGCCCTTCTCCGTTCATTTTATTTCCCGaattttttgacttttccgttttttttcaGGTAAATGTGTGCCGCTCATTAGCATATAAAATGTGGTATGGGTCGCTAGAAAGTGTCCTTCGGTCGGATGACACTGTGTTGCTATAGACAATCCACGTTTATTGCATATTCATCATTTTAATTGCTTGTTTTCATATTAAATGACTCGATAAGGCTTTTAGGGTTATTAGGCGGCGATGTCCTGAGACCGCGACCAGGCTCTTTCGGCCAGGTGATACATATCCTTGGTGGGCAAATGAAATGGAATCTTGCGCAAGaaacgagaacaaaaaaaaccaattcaCGTAGAAAAGTGCAAAGTGCAGAGATTCTGGGGAAAGATGAGCAAGGACTGGGCGCCCGATATGATtactttttcttttgtttcccATTTCGAAACTGGGGAAATCAAGGAAGCATGGCGGAAAGAACAAAGAAATTACTTTGCCAACGAGTGAACGGATATGAATAAAAAAGTGATCAATGCAATGAAAATGATTGTCTGCTCATCGTAGCGCTTCCTTCACAATTGAGCGCACAAAGTACTACGCCAGACGGTGCGAAAAAAAGATGAAAGCTACAAAGATAGCAACACTTTAATGAAAAGTAAAAAGaaacaatttcaaaaacaatGAATCCTTGACTGATGAATCTGGTTGGATCAAAGAATATCCTGAAAAGTTCTTTCAGTGGGCTATAATAATCATTGAACATCTGGTACATGGTAGCATATAGAAAACTAATTACTAAAACATAGAAGTTTTCAATCAAGTCCACAATTTTTATTAACGATCGAAAgttcaacaataaaaacaaaacaaaattttgaagcAATAAATCCTTGCTAGGACATCCAAACAGATCATTGCAAGTCCAGGCCTAAAAGTAAGAAAGTTTTACTATACtatatcaataaaaaaacGTTTTAACCTCACCTGAAGTCTAGTTCGGTTAATCCACATTTGAGCAGGAGCGACAGGGGCAACCACACCGACATGGCTTGCAACCACAGCCGCCGGTCTTTACAGGAGGAGCGCCACAGGAGGAGCCTTCAGACTTGCCGCATTTGCACGGAACCTCCTCCGGCTCGTTTATGGTACAACTCTGGACGAGACACAGGGCCACAGCCATCAGGACAAACAATTTGGCATTAAACATTGTATACGACCAGTGATTGCACTCGAAACTGCTGCTCTTCCAATTAATTCCCAGTTTTTATAGTCAAACAGAGggtacatttttatttaatcagATGATTTTTTTGACTacattttatttgcattttaaagatatatttatTGGTAAACAATTTGTATACAACCCATATGGACATAATGTATTTATAGGCTTTTCGAGGTTAATGAGTTTTTAGCTGTGTAAATAGTCCATACATAACAATAAATGAAAAAGTCCCATTTAAGAGTTAAGTTCAGGAATTTTTTGAATGTTTGATGAATAATATTATCATAAACATGTTTTTTTGCTGTTGAGGAATcgataaatatttgtttttcttttaatttaaatacacATTTTGGTTAATCAATTTAAGAacgattttatttatttaaacagctCAGTCACCAAATAACAAATGTCAACACAAATCCTTTTAGACCGGCCAAATATAAGAATAACTCAAAAATGCTAGAAAGAGTAAATATGTATAGTTAGAGAATAAACCAAacctatttaaatatttcttacgTTTTCGATTTTCTGCCGAGAATTTAAGAAGATGATTTAGACTGTAAAAGCGTTTCGTTTCAATGGATCCTTTTTTACCATTGCATCCACAAGGAGCTGGAACAGGAAATAAGGCCACCACAGGAAATCCTATCGGACACTTTTCGGGaataaaatttatgcaaaGGTCCTCCGAGACAGGTACAAGAGCTAACGAGTTTGTTGCTTAAATTATTTCAGtttcaataatttaaattacttACGTTTTTGACCGCCTTCAACGCGTTTGTCATTTTCTATATCCATAAGAAATTCGTTTTGAAAAGGTCGACAAAGGCAATCCTGGAGAGTCCACTGATAGTTCCTGTACCAGATATTGCAGCTTGGTTCAGGATCAGGCTTGGACTCGGGTTCTGGTAGGGACTTGGCTTCAGGTTCCGATTCAGGCTCAGCCTGGGGCTCCTCTGCGGAACACCAATCGCCTACTCTCCAAACAGCCAAAACCAAAAGCAGCAATCTCAAATTGGGCATTGTAGTATCAGCATTAATAGTCTGACACCaagtctttaattttacaattaatTTGCCACGGCCACCAGCTTagctttttatataaaaactcATTTCTTTGTTTAAGCAGGGATGGATAactcttttgtttatttaatccCCCAAAAGGTTCAGTGTTTGCAGAACGTGCACCGCAAACTGCACGcgaatgtttatttatttgactAACCTTGACTGAAACCCAGCTCAGTTTTTCGTAAATTCCCCCAAAAATTGGCTATTAAAACACAAAACTCATAAGTTAAGTTTCAACAATAAATGACATATTTTAggcaaaaaattttaacaaagtgtaataaaaatattcaaaaatcatTCCAAGTCAATGTTGTAGTAAAACCAAGTCGTCAATGTTGTGGTTATTCGGCCTCATTCAAACCTGGACCCAGCTGAGGTAGgctataatattaaaaaaaacatagttAGAAGAAACCCAAT
The Drosophila bipectinata strain 14024-0381.07 chromosome 3R, DbipHiC1v2, whole genome shotgun sequence DNA segment above includes these coding regions:
- the LOC108130945 gene encoding salivary glue protein Sgs-5-like; this translates as MPNLRLLLLVLAVWRVGDWCSAEEPQAEPESEPEAKSLPEPESKPDPEPSCNIWYRNYQWTLQDCLCRPFQNEFLMDIENDKRVEGGQKPLVPVSEDLCINFIPEKCPIGFPVVALFPVPAPCGCNGKKGSIETKRFYSLNHLLKFSAENRKPFLSYSYIWPV